TTACGCAATCGAAGTACGTGTCTTGCTATACATTTGTGAACCCAGCATGTCTCATATTGCTCCTCCGTCTGTTCTACTGAGTCTTCTTCCTCTGTGAACTTTTCAGGATGTTTACACAACTTTGATGATGTACTCGAAGTATTGTATCGAAAGCAGGAGGATATCATCTCTGATGTCTCTGTAGAATTGCTTTCTCGCAGATTTTCTACAGGTATGTGTATAAGGTAGGTACTTTTTTGAGAAACATTATCTTATGGGTACAGATACAAAAATACTACTGATacttaaatattttatcaattttagcCAAATAACTTACCTGGAGAATCGTAAAGACAAGTACACTCAGATTCACTGCTACACATGTGACACTTTCCTGAACGAATCATAATAGATGACGTGATAGATGGAGAGCGAGGCTCAATTTTTGGTTGCAATAATCTCTGAATGTGAAACCACACAGATGGACATTGTAGTGGCTCCACAATGGTGGTTTTCCTGGGCTGTTTATGTTTTACTGAAGGTGGTTTGGGGTCAGTCCTGCAGCATAATGTAACCGTTTAAAAATCAACTCTTTCGAGTAAATTGGATGTAATCAGCACAGTAATTTGGAAAGACTGTAAACTTTAATACTCAGATAGgtctcgatttttttcaaggtCTACTTCGGGATCATGATCAGAAATTGTATTTGTTAAATAAGTTGCATCGGTATCCAACGGTGTTAATACATCATTGAGAAATAGAGGATCCGCTTCAGTGACACCACCGCTATTgccttgaaagaaatcagaaGGTTGTGTTAATTAGTGTGGCACCCCAGGTCATAAACGAAAATGTGTTAACTAACTATTTTCAGAACTTACCGATGATCATACCATACCCGTGTTTTTTATCCATGTGCCAGCCACCAGAATACTTTGCACCACCCACTGACTTGAGCTTCAAAACACCTAAATATGagaaatgatataaaatagcATAAGGTGCATGTTTTTGCTGATGATACCTTTGCCATGTTTCATTCCATTTAGCCAGTCTCCCATATAGGAATTTTCTTGAGGCCAAGAAAGTGACTTGTTCAAAAATCCATTCCATACATACTCTCCGTAGCTAAATTGTGAAGGAATAAGATTAAGAGAATCGCAGACATTTATTTTAGGGCATATCGAAACTCCTCGGTAGAACTCAATGTAGGTGTTACCCGGTCATCATTCCATTTTCCCAATCACCTCGATATACATCCCCATTAGACCAAACCATTGTTCCCACTCCATGTCGCTCTCCGCCTTCCCATTGCCCAATGTATCGAGTGCCATTTGCATAAACACGGTAACCAGTCCCGTGTCTTTGATCCATATTCCAATCTCCTTCATAATAGTCATCTTCTTTGTTGTAACGACAATAGCTGTAATACAAGCCAAAAATTATAAGTTAGTGTTACATCAATATAGATACAATGTTCTAACGGCGTGATCACTTGTAGGGcatgaatattcaaaaatacaacTTACCCATTTCCGTGTTTTCGACCCATGTACCACTGACCAGTGTAAAAACGTCCATAATCATTTGACACAAAAGTTCCAGTACCGTGACGATAACCGTTGTGGAATTCTCCTTCGTACCAGCTCTGGTTAGTCCATTCGATTCTGCCCTTACcttcaattaaattttgttcaaatccTCCCTGTGGACAATGCGAACCGACAATCTTATTTCGAATTTACAAACTCACCTTACCGTCACCACATATACACTACTGATTTAATAGTACCTTGTAAGTTTCTCCTGATCTCCATCGATATGTACCGTCTCCTTCCATCTGTTTGCGACATACACGGCCTGTGTATGTATTCTTATTTGGAAATTCCACTTGAACATATTCATCTTGTAGTGTCATCCAATCTACTGAATCGAACCCTTGGCACTTGGATTCCTGAAAGGATCCTATGCTTTGTTTCTTGCTGAGAATTCCGCCAAAAATTGAATGTTCGGCttcgtttttctcttattAGAGCTCTTCTATTCAgcaggaaataaaatttgacaaattttggCTGTATGCAATACCTTAGCGTGATTTGCTGCGCTGAATTGGGACAAATTTTTTGCACCAGCCACCTTATGATTCTTGTCAGGCATCGTCATCTGAGAGTACCTTCCCGTAACCATGTGCTCTTGCAAACTAGTTCCATGCCAGCTAAAAAAATGTAGCTCAGTTACAGTAATCACAGTTATATAACATTGTCAACTTGCTTTCATTACTTTGTCATCAAAATTTGGGTGATATCATTATACAAGAGGTAGACAAATTCATCTTCGGAACTGTAACAGCTCCGAATATCTGTCTGAATATCTTCCGATGATAACAATTTTGACATATTGTGAGATGATATAGATTCCTTGAATTCTTCGCTCGCCTTTTTAGCGGAGATAGTTCCTAGATTCTGTCCATCGTAACTCATATTTCGTATTGCTAATGACTGATCTTGTCTAATGTATTTCCACTCCCAAAACAAATAAATGCCACAAAAATCTGAATATTGATtaaactgaaacaaaaataatccatACACGTGGATCATATTTTACGATACATTTTCAACATgtcttgtcatgtttacaattaatatgtgaATTTTCTCTAAAATTGTGATTGTAATAATTGTTTTGATAATATATGTGCAGGCACTAAGCTGTTCGGGATCATGTCTAGACAAAACAGCATTAATGTGAGATTACTTAGTGACATAATTGATTATCCATTTCTGGATTAATCCTATTACTGCTGAtgtagaatgaaaataataaattacattaTTCGTGGTCAATATATTTAATTGCAGTCAGTGTTTCCCCTCGACAAAAAAGAGAAACCAATATTGATTGAATCGCTAGAGATTCCTAGATCAAGTACAGGCAATCCAAAAGTGTTGCGTTACGGTTGGTAAGTTATAAACTGATCATAAATTTTGTATGTagagatttttttcgaatcaatcTGTGAACAGGCAATCACTAGCACTTGCAGAACCACGAGATAACACGGATTTTAAGCCACCTAATGGAAATTTGCATACATCCACATATCGGCGACTGGGTCCGGAGAGTGAAGAAATTGGATTATCAGAGACCCATAAAAAACTGGAAgagataaatttgaaagatgATTATATTACCGTTTATCCACACAGAAGTACTTTGAACATGTTCTCCTTCAGTTTAACAGCTGAGTATGAAATGGTTGTACAATTTAGATTACGCTTGATAAACATTTTTGACTGCTTCATCTGAATAAACCTTTGGAGTTTCAAAATCCTGTTATAAATAGGTATCTGGTACGATTGGCCATAATTAAATAAGCCACTGAGGT
The sequence above is drawn from the Neodiprion pinetum isolate iyNeoPine1 chromosome 2, iyNeoPine1.2, whole genome shotgun sequence genome and encodes:
- the LOC124212289 gene encoding LOW QUALITY PROTEIN: radial spoke head 10 homolog B-like (The sequence of the model RefSeq protein was modified relative to this genomic sequence to represent the inferred CDS: deleted 1 base in 1 codon), whose product is MEGDGTYRWRSGETYKGGFEQNLIEGKGRIEWTNQSWYEGEFHNGYRHGTGTFVSNDYGRFYTGQWYMGRKHGNGYCRYNKEDDYYEGDWNMDQRHGTGYRVYANGTRYIGQWEGGERHGVGTMVWSNGDVYRGDWENGMMTGNTYIEFYRGVSICPKINVCDSLNLIPSQFSYGEYVWNGFLNKSLSWPQENSYMGDWLNGMKHGKGVLKLKSVGGAKYSGGWHMDKKHGYGMIIGNSGGVTEADPLFLNDVLTPLDTDATYLTNTISDHDPEVDLEKNRDLSETDPKPPSVKHKQPRKTTIVEPLQCPSVWFHIQRLLQPKIEPRSPSITSSIMIRSGKCHMCSSESECTCLYDSPENLRESNSTETSEMISSCFRYNTSSTSSKLCKHPEKFTEEEDSVEQTEEQYETCWVHKCIARHVLRLRKIYRLYAELYCSEKGVPHRLSMGKIALWQLMRDCNIHARGISLIQFERYIALNKSAFIDQVYYPFERIEFYQFLHALLEFSWHIYTKEGDIETEAVRGRLAGGLHKLLIEDIFPNAGKHVGNVSTVYRDLFPIYSVYQLYCDVGVPHTAKKFLQATCIAKGSSDPKPLPWPKPKMTAIPSYFVNGINVVTVGEKLSYIPAGKPNLQSDSTERVLNYEDDLAHELFALRHIGARKMVSIMATICPGIKDQETDMIVNMDYELSFLEFYEILLEAAKVLIYEKKVAMQEEACRVTANASVAMELLNHSQILEPTETKHKSSKTSKYKKK